The Mycolicibacterium boenickei genome has a segment encoding these proteins:
- a CDS encoding TM2 domain-containing protein: MPNQPGDMYAMPPQGGPSQGVPPQGVPPQGMPPQGLPPQGMPPQGVPPQGLPPQGVPAYGGYPPQGPPPGYPPHGPQPGYPPQAPPPGYPGQPYGAYPADPLAPFGRDPYTGEPLSDKQAMTAGLLQFFLGAFGVGRFYIGYTNIGAIQLGLTILGILTSWLIVGVFICLGVGIWALVDSVRMFTRSLPDQDGRKLRN, from the coding sequence ATGCCAAATCAGCCCGGAGACATGTACGCGATGCCTCCGCAGGGCGGACCCTCGCAGGGCGTACCTCCGCAGGGAGTGCCCCCGCAGGGCATGCCTCCGCAGGGACTGCCCCCGCAAGGCATGCCTCCGCAAGGTGTGCCCCCGCAGGGACTGCCCCCGCAGGGAGTTCCGGCGTACGGCGGGTATCCGCCGCAGGGTCCGCCGCCTGGCTACCCGCCGCATGGCCCGCAGCCCGGCTACCCGCCCCAGGCTCCGCCGCCCGGGTACCCGGGGCAGCCCTACGGTGCCTATCCGGCGGACCCGTTGGCACCATTCGGTCGTGACCCGTACACCGGTGAGCCGCTCTCCGACAAACAGGCCATGACCGCAGGCCTCCTGCAGTTCTTCCTGGGTGCTTTCGGCGTCGGACGCTTCTACATCGGATACACCAACATCGGCGCGATCCAGCTGGGACTGACCATCCTCGGCATCCTCACGTCATGGCTGATCGTCGGAGTCTTCATCTGTCTCGGCGTCGGAATCTGGGCTCTGGTGGATTCGGTGCGGATGTTCACGCGTTCCCTGCCTGACCAGGACGGACGAAAACTGCGTAACTGA
- a CDS encoding thioredoxin domain-containing protein, which produces MTTRVSHVSRVAANTLGGSTSPYLRQHADNPVHWREWTPEALAEAASRDVPILLSIGYAACHWCHVMAHESFEDTDVAAVLNDGFVCIKVDREERPDLDAVYMNATVALTGQGGWPMTCFLTPDGRPFFCGTYYPKLGFLQLLDAVAETWRDRRDEVERASDQIATELRSMSAGLPGGGAPVGPELCDHAVAAVLHDEDETYGGFGGAPKFPPSALLEGLLRHHERTGSGPALTAVRRTCTAMARGGIYDQLAGGFARYSVDPHWVVPHFEKMLYDNALLLRAYAHLARRTGDPLARRVAGETAAFIVSDLGAGGMFTSSLDADAGGREGLTYVWTPAELRSVLGEDDGAWAASLFGVTASGTFEQGASVLQLHRDPDDAARFESVRARLSAARARRPQPARDDKVVTAWNGLAITAMAEASVALEQPELLSAALDCARRLLDLHMVDGRLRRASLGGRVGESAAILEDHAALATALLTLYQLTGFGLSEAVGLLDIALDHFADPDQPGRWFDTADDAERLMVRPADPIDGATPAGASLIAEALQAAGYLTGSARHVDAAQATLSSATPILARAARSGGHWLAVAEAQVRGPVQIAVAGDPASPLLAAARRLAPGGALVVGGHVDSSELLRGRDRVDGADAAYVCRGTVCDLPVTTVGDLAVSLGGDPADGASDAV; this is translated from the coding sequence ATGACCACCAGGGTCAGTCACGTGAGCAGGGTGGCGGCTAACACGCTCGGCGGGTCCACCAGCCCGTACCTTCGCCAGCACGCCGACAATCCGGTGCACTGGCGAGAATGGACGCCCGAGGCGCTCGCGGAAGCCGCCTCGCGCGACGTCCCCATCCTGCTGTCCATCGGCTACGCGGCCTGCCACTGGTGCCATGTGATGGCGCACGAGTCCTTCGAGGACACGGATGTTGCCGCGGTGCTCAACGACGGCTTCGTCTGCATCAAGGTCGACCGCGAGGAGCGTCCCGACCTCGACGCGGTGTACATGAACGCCACCGTCGCGTTGACCGGGCAGGGCGGCTGGCCCATGACCTGCTTCCTGACCCCCGACGGCCGGCCGTTCTTCTGCGGCACCTACTACCCGAAGCTCGGGTTCCTGCAACTGCTGGACGCGGTCGCCGAAACCTGGCGGGACCGGCGCGACGAGGTCGAGCGGGCCTCGGATCAGATCGCCACCGAACTGCGGTCGATGTCGGCCGGACTGCCCGGCGGCGGGGCGCCGGTGGGCCCGGAACTGTGCGATCACGCCGTGGCCGCGGTGCTGCACGACGAGGACGAGACGTACGGAGGCTTCGGCGGCGCGCCGAAGTTCCCGCCCTCGGCGTTGTTGGAAGGGCTGTTGCGCCACCACGAACGCACCGGATCCGGGCCGGCGCTGACGGCGGTGCGGCGCACCTGCACCGCGATGGCCCGCGGCGGTATCTACGACCAGCTGGCCGGTGGATTCGCCCGCTACAGCGTCGACCCGCACTGGGTGGTGCCGCATTTCGAGAAGATGCTCTACGACAACGCGCTGCTGCTGCGGGCGTACGCGCACCTGGCCCGCCGTACCGGGGATCCGTTGGCGCGCAGGGTGGCCGGCGAGACGGCGGCGTTCATTGTGTCCGATCTGGGTGCCGGCGGGATGTTCACCTCGTCGCTGGATGCCGACGCCGGTGGTCGCGAGGGCCTGACCTACGTGTGGACGCCGGCCGAACTGCGCTCGGTCCTCGGTGAGGACGACGGGGCTTGGGCCGCTTCACTTTTCGGGGTGACAGCGAGCGGGACATTCGAACAAGGCGCCTCGGTCCTGCAACTGCACCGCGATCCCGACGACGCGGCTCGCTTCGAATCGGTGCGTGCGCGGCTATCGGCGGCCCGTGCGCGACGGCCTCAGCCGGCGCGCGACGACAAGGTGGTGACCGCATGGAACGGTCTGGCCATCACCGCAATGGCCGAGGCCTCGGTGGCCTTGGAGCAACCCGAATTACTTTCCGCCGCACTCGATTGCGCGCGCAGGCTGCTCGATCTGCACATGGTGGACGGCCGGCTGCGCCGGGCCAGTCTCGGCGGCCGGGTGGGGGAGAGTGCGGCCATCCTGGAGGACCACGCGGCACTGGCCACCGCGTTGCTGACGCTCTACCAGCTCACCGGTTTCGGGCTGTCGGAGGCGGTCGGCTTGTTGGACATCGCTCTCGACCATTTCGCCGATCCGGATCAGCCCGGTCGCTGGTTCGACACGGCCGACGACGCCGAGCGGCTGATGGTGCGCCCGGCCGACCCGATCGATGGTGCGACGCCGGCGGGTGCTTCGCTGATCGCCGAGGCGCTGCAGGCGGCCGGTTACCTGACCGGGTCCGCGCGTCATGTGGATGCGGCACAGGCGACGCTGTCGTCGGCCACGCCGATCCTGGCGCGTGCGGCCCGGTCCGGCGGGCACTGGCTGGCGGTCGCCGAGGCGCAGGTGCGCGGACCGGTCCAGATCGCGGTGGCGGGCGATCCGGCGTCGCCGCTGCTGGCCGCCGCGCGCCGGTTGGCGCCCGGTGGGGCGCTGGTCGTCGGGGGTCACGTCGACTCGTCGGAGCTGCTTCGGGGGCGTGACCGGGTAGACGGCGCCGACGCCGCCTACGTGTGCCGCGGCACGGTGTGCGACCTGCCCGTCACCACCGTCGGGGACCTCGCTGTCTCGCTGGGTGGTGATCCGGCAGACGGCGCAAGTGACGCCGTGTAG
- a CDS encoding cystathionine beta-synthase — translation MRIARHISELIGNTPLVQLNSVVPEGSGRVLAKIEYLNPGGSAKDRIAAKMIDAAEASGELKPGGTIVEPTSGNTGVGLALVAQTRGYKCIFVCPDKVSEDKQNVLRAYGAEVVVCPTAVPPDHPDSYYSVSNRLVEEIDGAWKPDQYSNPMGPESHYETTGPEIWADTEGTVTHFVAGVGTGGTITGTGRYLKEVSDGKVKIIGADPEGSVYSGGTGRPYLVEGVGEDFWPSAYDPSVPDEIIAVSDADSFDMTRRLAREEALLVGGSCGMAVVAALEVAQKAGPDSVVVVLLPDGGRGYLSKIFNDAWMSSYGFLRNRLDGSIEQSTVGDVMRGKSGALPDLVHTHPSETVRDAIGILREYGVSQMPVVGAEPPVMAGEVAGSVSERELLSAVFEGRAKLADAVADHMSPPLPLIGAGELVSTAAKTLRESDAVMVVEDGKPVGVLTRHDLLGFLSEGGVRH, via the coding sequence ATGCGCATCGCCAGGCACATCAGTGAGCTCATCGGCAATACCCCGCTGGTACAGCTGAACTCAGTTGTCCCCGAAGGGTCCGGCAGGGTCCTGGCCAAGATCGAGTACCTGAACCCCGGCGGCAGCGCCAAGGACCGCATCGCGGCCAAGATGATCGACGCCGCCGAGGCCAGCGGTGAACTCAAGCCCGGCGGCACCATCGTCGAACCGACGTCCGGCAACACCGGCGTCGGCCTGGCTCTGGTCGCTCAGACGCGCGGTTACAAGTGCATCTTCGTCTGCCCCGACAAGGTCAGCGAGGACAAGCAGAATGTGTTGCGTGCCTACGGTGCCGAGGTCGTGGTGTGCCCGACGGCAGTGCCGCCGGACCACCCGGACAGCTACTACAGCGTCTCCAACCGCCTCGTCGAGGAGATCGACGGCGCCTGGAAGCCGGATCAGTACTCCAACCCGATGGGGCCGGAGAGCCACTACGAGACCACGGGCCCCGAGATCTGGGCGGACACCGAGGGGACGGTGACGCACTTCGTTGCCGGCGTGGGCACCGGCGGCACCATCACCGGCACCGGCCGTTACCTCAAAGAGGTGTCGGACGGGAAGGTGAAGATCATCGGCGCCGACCCGGAAGGCTCGGTGTACTCCGGCGGGACCGGCCGCCCCTACCTGGTGGAAGGCGTCGGCGAGGACTTCTGGCCGTCGGCCTACGACCCGTCGGTTCCCGACGAGATCATCGCCGTCTCCGACGCCGATTCGTTCGACATGACCCGGCGGCTGGCGCGCGAGGAGGCGCTGCTGGTCGGTGGATCCTGCGGCATGGCGGTGGTGGCCGCGCTCGAGGTCGCCCAGAAGGCCGGCCCGGATTCGGTCGTCGTGGTGTTGTTGCCCGACGGCGGGCGCGGTTATCTCTCAAAGATTTTCAACGACGCATGGATGTCGTCCTACGGATTCCTGCGCAACCGGCTCGACGGGTCGATCGAGCAGTCGACCGTCGGCGACGTGATGCGCGGCAAGTCCGGCGCGCTGCCCGACCTGGTGCACACCCACCCGTCGGAGACGGTGCGCGACGCGATCGGCATCCTCCGCGAATACGGCGTGTCCCAGATGCCGGTGGTCGGGGCCGAGCCTCCGGTGATGGCGGGCGAGGTCGCGGGCAGCGTGTCCGAGCGCGAACTGCTGTCCGCGGTCTTCGAGGGCCGGGCAAAGCTGGCCGATGCGGTCGCCGACCACATGAGCCCGCCGTTGCCGCTGATCGGTGCTGGGGAACTGGTCTCCACGGCGGCCAAGACGCTGCGGGAGTCCGACGCGGTGATGGTTGTCGAGGACGGCAAGCCCGTCGGCGTTCTCACCCGTCACGACCTGCTCGGCTTCCTGTCCGAGGGCGGCGTCCGGCACTAG
- a CDS encoding alpha/beta hydrolase translates to MTAPSKVSRSHHAGVIPARAYRGRRFPVSDGAPVEVVEDGPSLAGRLVSLAAMLTIKPTLAIGSHVPHLPWPFGLVNFAARLIRPAPGTIKATIALPHCNAQLVRADGVLPADGKRSVILYLHGGAFLACGANTHSGIVTALSEYADSPVLVVDYRMVPKHSVGTAIDDCYDAYRWLRLTGYQPDQIVLAGDSAGGYLSLALAERLVDEGEMPAALVTMSPLFEIDNESRANHPNMHTDAMFPPKAFDALVELIERAAARKGEDVYEPLDHIESGLPRTLIHASGSEVLLSDARKAAHMLAAAGVPVELRIWPGQMHVFQLASPMVSEAKRSLRQIGEYIREATW, encoded by the coding sequence ATGACTGCACCGAGCAAGGTATCCAGGTCGCATCATGCTGGCGTAATCCCAGCTAGGGCCTACCGCGGGCGTCGGTTTCCGGTCAGTGACGGCGCACCCGTCGAGGTGGTCGAGGACGGGCCGAGTCTGGCGGGCCGATTGGTTTCGCTGGCGGCGATGCTGACAATCAAGCCGACCTTGGCAATTGGTAGCCATGTACCGCATCTGCCGTGGCCGTTCGGGCTGGTCAATTTCGCCGCTCGGCTGATCCGCCCGGCACCCGGGACCATCAAGGCCACCATCGCGCTGCCCCACTGCAACGCACAGCTCGTGCGGGCCGACGGCGTCCTTCCCGCCGACGGGAAACGCAGCGTCATCCTGTACCTGCACGGCGGTGCGTTCCTGGCCTGCGGGGCCAACACACACTCCGGGATCGTCACGGCGCTGTCCGAATACGCCGACAGCCCGGTGCTCGTGGTCGATTACCGGATGGTGCCCAAGCACTCGGTGGGCACCGCGATCGACGACTGTTACGACGCCTACCGCTGGCTACGGCTGACCGGCTACCAGCCGGACCAGATCGTCCTGGCCGGCGACTCGGCGGGCGGCTACCTGTCGCTGGCACTGGCCGAGCGCCTGGTCGACGAGGGCGAGATGCCCGCCGCGTTGGTGACGATGTCGCCGCTGTTCGAGATCGACAACGAGTCCCGGGCCAACCACCCGAACATGCACACCGACGCGATGTTCCCGCCCAAGGCGTTCGATGCCCTCGTCGAGCTCATCGAGCGTGCGGCCGCCCGCAAGGGCGAAGACGTCTACGAGCCCCTCGACCACATCGAGTCCGGTCTGCCGCGCACGCTGATCCACGCGTCGGGCTCGGAGGTTCTGCTCAGCGATGCGCGTAAAGCCGCGCACATGCTGGCGGCCGCCGGGGTTCCCGTCGAGCTCCGGATCTGGCCCGGTCAGATGCACGTATTCCAGCTCGCGTCACCGATGGTGTCCGAAGCGAAGCGCTCGTTGCGGCAGATCGGTGAGTACATTCGCGAGGCCACCTGGTGA
- a CDS encoding DUF4307 domain-containing protein, translating into MIERPVARYGSRHMSRRTRRWITFALVGLVVAAGVALAVVAFQRLGTGEVKGELSAYELVDNQTVSVTVGVTRPDPSKPVVCIVRARSIDGSETGRREILVAPSDQTVVQVTAEVKSSRPPVIGDVYGCGTDVPSYLVAP; encoded by the coding sequence ATGATCGAACGCCCCGTCGCCCGCTACGGATCCCGCCACATGTCCCGCCGGACCCGGCGCTGGATCACGTTCGCGCTGGTCGGCCTGGTGGTGGCGGCTGGGGTGGCCCTCGCGGTGGTGGCCTTCCAGCGGTTGGGCACCGGAGAGGTGAAAGGCGAGCTCTCGGCCTACGAGCTGGTCGACAACCAGACCGTGTCGGTGACCGTCGGGGTGACCCGTCCCGACCCGTCGAAGCCGGTGGTGTGCATTGTCCGGGCCCGCTCGATCGACGGCAGCGAGACCGGCCGACGGGAAATCCTGGTCGCCCCGTCCGACCAAACGGTGGTGCAGGTGACCGCCGAGGTGAAATCCAGCCGACCCCCCGTGATCGGCGATGTCTACGGTTGCGGGACCGACGTCCCGTCCTACCTGGTAGCGCCCTGA
- the greA gene encoding transcription elongation factor GreA, translated as MTDTQVTWLTQEAFDRLKAELDQLIANRPVIAAEINDRREEGDLRENGGYHAAREEQGQQEARIRQLQELLNNAKVGEAPKQSGVALPGSVVKVYYDDDKKDTETFLIATRQEGISDGKLEVYSPNSPLGSALIDAKVGESRTYTVPNGNTVKVTLVSAEPYHA; from the coding sequence ATGACCGACACACAGGTCACCTGGCTCACTCAGGAAGCATTCGACCGGTTGAAGGCGGAGCTGGATCAGCTGATCGCCAACCGGCCGGTGATCGCCGCCGAGATCAACGACCGTCGCGAAGAGGGCGACCTGCGCGAGAACGGCGGCTATCACGCCGCCCGCGAGGAGCAGGGCCAGCAGGAAGCCCGCATCCGCCAGCTGCAGGAGCTGCTCAACAACGCCAAGGTCGGCGAGGCGCCCAAGCAGTCCGGTGTCGCGCTGCCGGGCTCGGTCGTCAAGGTGTACTACGACGACGACAAGAAGGACACCGAGACGTTCCTGATCGCCACCCGCCAGGAGGGCATCAGCGACGGCAAACTCGAGGTGTACTCCCCCAATTCGCCGCTGGGCAGTGCCCTGATCGACGCCAAGGTCGGCGAGTCGCGCACCTACACCGTGCCCAACGGCAACACCGTCAAGGTCACCCTGGTCAGCGCCGAGCCCTACCACGCCTGA
- a CDS encoding cystathionine gamma-synthase, with amino-acid sequence MSEQRRWHGLATKAIHAGYRPDPGTGAVNTPIYASSTFAQDGVGGLRGGFEYARTGNPTRQALEAALAAVEEASYGRAFASGMAATDCALRAVLRPGDHVVIPDDAYGGTFRLIDKVFSQWNITHTPVPLSDLDAVRSALTPRTRMIWVETPTNPLLNVADIAAIVQIASSSGVKVLVDNTFASPALQQPLLLGADIVLHSTTKYIGGHSDVVGGALLTNDEELDAAFAFLQNGAGAVPGPFDAYLTMRGLKTLVLRMRQHSENAALIAEFLDGHPAVETVLYPGLVSHPNHDVAARQMSGFGGMVSLQLRGGPRAARELCSRTELFILAESLGGVESLIEYPGAMTHASTAGSQLEVPDNLVRLSVGIEHPADLLADLEQALGK; translated from the coding sequence ATGAGTGAACAGCGCAGGTGGCACGGTCTGGCCACAAAAGCCATCCACGCCGGTTACCGACCCGACCCGGGTACCGGAGCCGTCAACACCCCGATCTACGCCAGCTCGACCTTCGCCCAGGACGGCGTCGGCGGGCTGCGCGGTGGATTCGAGTACGCCCGCACCGGCAACCCCACCCGGCAGGCCCTGGAAGCGGCGCTGGCCGCTGTCGAGGAGGCCTCCTACGGGCGGGCCTTCGCCTCGGGCATGGCCGCGACCGACTGTGCCCTGCGCGCTGTGTTGCGGCCCGGCGATCACGTGGTGATCCCCGATGACGCCTACGGCGGCACCTTCCGGCTGATCGACAAGGTGTTCTCGCAGTGGAACATCACCCACACCCCGGTCCCGCTGAGCGACCTGGACGCCGTGCGGTCGGCGCTGACCCCGCGCACCCGGATGATCTGGGTGGAGACTCCGACCAACCCGCTGCTGAACGTGGCGGACATCGCCGCGATCGTGCAGATCGCGTCGTCCTCGGGCGTCAAGGTGTTGGTGGACAACACATTTGCGTCCCCGGCGCTCCAGCAGCCACTGCTGCTGGGTGCGGACATCGTGCTGCACTCGACCACCAAGTACATCGGCGGGCACTCGGACGTGGTGGGCGGTGCGCTGCTCACCAACGACGAGGAGCTGGACGCGGCGTTCGCATTCCTGCAGAACGGCGCCGGTGCGGTGCCGGGACCGTTCGACGCGTATCTGACGATGCGCGGGCTCAAGACCCTGGTGCTGCGGATGCGGCAGCACAGCGAAAACGCCGCACTCATAGCGGAATTCCTCGACGGTCACCCCGCGGTCGAGACGGTGCTGTACCCCGGTCTGGTCAGTCACCCGAACCACGATGTGGCCGCGCGCCAGATGTCCGGATTCGGCGGCATGGTGAGCCTGCAGCTGCGTGGCGGCCCCCGCGCGGCACGTGAATTGTGCTCGCGTACAGAGCTTTTCATTCTCGCCGAGTCGCTCGGCGGGGTCGAGTCGTTGATCGAGTACCCGGGGGCCATGACGCATGCGTCGACCGCGGGTTCGCAGCTCGAGGTGCCCGACAATCTGGTGCGCCTGTCGGTCGGTATCGAGCATCCCGCCGATCTGCTGGCCGATCTGGAACAGGCCCTCGGCAAGTAA
- a CDS encoding nuclear transport factor 2 family protein, with amino-acid sequence MPNAEQITQTVNRYLELVGSGTADDIAELYADDATVEDPVGGGEVHIGRAAIRGFYANVENVKGKAELVTLRVAGHEAAFHFRLTLDFGSSSMRIEPIDVMVFNGEGKITSMKAYWSQADAVTL; translated from the coding sequence ATGCCCAACGCCGAGCAAATCACCCAGACCGTCAACCGCTACCTCGAATTGGTCGGCAGCGGAACCGCTGACGATATCGCCGAGCTGTATGCGGACGACGCGACCGTCGAGGATCCGGTGGGCGGCGGTGAGGTCCATATCGGACGGGCCGCCATCCGCGGGTTCTACGCCAACGTCGAGAACGTCAAGGGCAAGGCCGAACTGGTGACGCTGCGGGTGGCCGGCCACGAGGCCGCGTTCCACTTCCGGCTGACGCTCGACTTCGGCAGCAGCAGCATGCGGATCGAGCCCATCGACGTGATGGTGTTCAACGGTGAGGGCAAGATCACGTCGATGAAGGCCTACTGGTCGCAGGCTGACGCCGTCACGCTGTAG
- the mca gene encoding mycothiol conjugate amidase Mca yields the protein MSELRLMAVHAHPDDESSKGAATTARYAAEGVRVMVVTLTGGERGDILNPAMDLPEVHGRISEVRRDEMAKAAEILGVEHHWLGFVDSGLPEGDPLPPLPDGCFACVPLAEPVSRLVRVIREFQPHVLTTYDENGGYPHPDHIRCHEVSMAAYEAAADYRLYPEAGTPWSVSKLYYNHGFLRQRMQLLQDEFAKNGQQGPFGKWLEHWDPDHDIFAKRVTTRVECSKYFSQRDDALRAHATQIDPKGDFFHAPIEWQQRLWPTEEFELARSRVPVNLPEDDLFTGIEK from the coding sequence ATGAGTGAACTGCGGTTGATGGCGGTGCATGCCCACCCGGACGACGAGTCCAGCAAGGGTGCGGCTACCACCGCGCGCTATGCGGCTGAAGGTGTACGCGTCATGGTCGTGACGCTCACCGGGGGCGAGCGCGGCGACATTCTCAATCCGGCGATGGATCTCCCCGAGGTCCACGGCCGGATCAGTGAGGTGCGCCGCGACGAGATGGCCAAGGCGGCCGAGATCCTCGGCGTCGAGCACCACTGGCTGGGATTCGTCGACTCGGGGCTGCCCGAGGGCGATCCGCTGCCCCCGCTGCCCGACGGCTGTTTCGCGTGCGTGCCGCTCGCCGAGCCGGTCAGCCGCCTGGTGCGGGTCATTCGGGAGTTCCAGCCGCATGTGCTGACGACTTACGACGAGAACGGCGGCTACCCGCACCCCGATCACATCCGGTGCCACGAGGTGTCGATGGCGGCGTACGAGGCCGCCGCCGACTACCGGCTGTACCCGGAGGCCGGGACGCCGTGGAGCGTTTCGAAGCTGTACTACAACCACGGGTTCCTGCGTCAGCGCATGCAGCTGCTGCAGGACGAGTTCGCCAAGAACGGCCAGCAGGGGCCCTTCGGCAAATGGCTGGAGCACTGGGACCCGGACCACGACATATTCGCCAAGCGGGTCACCACCCGTGTTGAATGCTCGAAGTACTTCAGTCAGCGCGACGACGCGCTGCGCGCGCACGCGACCCAGATCGATCCGAAAGGCGATTTCTTCCATGCGCCGATCGAGTGGCAGCAGCGGTTGTGGCCGACTGAGGAGTTCGAGTTGGCGCGGTCGCGCGTGCCGGTGAATCTGCCGGAAGACGACCTGTTCACCGGGATTGAGAAATGA
- a CDS encoding GOLPH3/VPS74 family protein, which produces MAQIAEDLFLLLLDNAAAQPGLDRHRREKVLSAAVLLDLAYACRIRPAMAGEPIEAGRLIALAGNWPADPVGDPAFELLQRRPLPAHTAVAKLSKHVQPALEAHLERLGQIRRVRMPGKGFPGKTVYCWPLTNRDRVSQARAALLAALFDGHNPVPAIAAIICLLHAVDGLGAVLSLNDRGWRWVHARSTEIATGIWVDESASALPEMNLAVTTSALRPALMG; this is translated from the coding sequence ATGGCGCAAATCGCCGAAGACCTGTTCTTGCTTTTGCTGGACAACGCAGCCGCGCAGCCCGGGCTCGACCGTCATCGCAGGGAGAAAGTACTCAGCGCCGCGGTACTGCTGGATCTGGCATACGCCTGCCGGATCCGTCCCGCGATGGCGGGCGAACCGATCGAGGCGGGCCGGCTGATCGCTCTGGCCGGCAATTGGCCCGCCGATCCGGTCGGTGACCCGGCGTTCGAACTACTGCAGCGGCGCCCGCTTCCGGCCCACACCGCGGTGGCCAAGCTGAGCAAGCATGTGCAGCCCGCCCTGGAGGCCCACCTCGAACGCCTCGGACAGATCCGCAGGGTCCGGATGCCCGGCAAGGGCTTTCCGGGCAAGACGGTCTACTGCTGGCCACTGACCAACCGGGATCGGGTCAGTCAGGCGCGCGCGGCCCTGCTGGCCGCCTTGTTCGACGGCCACAATCCCGTGCCCGCCATCGCCGCGATCATCTGCCTGCTGCATGCGGTCGACGGCCTCGGTGCGGTGCTGAGTCTCAACGACCGGGGCTGGCGCTGGGTCCACGCCCGGTCCACCGAAATCGCCACGGGCATCTGGGTGGACGAGTCCGCGTCGGCACTGCCGGAGATGAATCTGGCAGTGACGACGTCGGCGCTCCGCCCGGCCCTGATGGGCTAG